A window of Peromyscus eremicus chromosome 7, PerEre_H2_v1, whole genome shotgun sequence contains these coding sequences:
- the Plppr2 gene encoding phospholipid phosphatase-related protein type 2 isoform X2 has translation MAGGRPHLKRSFSIIPCFVFVESVLLGIVVLLAYRLEFTDTFPVHTQGFFCYDSAYAKPYPGPEAASRAPPALIYALVTAGPTFTILLGELARAFFPAPPSARPVSGESTIVSGACCRFSPPLRRLVRFLGVYSFGLFTTTIFANAGQVVTGNPTPHFLSVCRPNYTALGCPPPSPDRPGPDRFVTDQSACAGSPSLVAAARRAFPCKDAALCAYAVTYTAMYVTLVFRVKGSRLVKPSLCLALLCPAFLVGVVRVAEYRNHWSDVLAGFLTGAAIATFLVTCVVHNFQSRPPSGRRLSPWEDLSQAPTMDSPLEKNPRPAGRIRHRHGSPHPSRRTVPAVAT, from the exons ATGGCTGGAGGGAGACCTCACCTGAAGCGAAGTTTCTCCATCATCCCCTGCTTCGTCTTCGTGGAG TCTGTGTTGCTGGGCATTGTGGTCCTGCTGGCATACCGCCTGGAGTTCACGGACACCTTCCCTGTGCACACCCAGGGCTTCTTCTGCTATGACAGCGCTTATGCCAAGCCGTACCCCGGGCCTGAGGCTGCCAGCCGGGCACCTCCCGCCCTCATCTATGCTCTGGTCACTGCTGGGCCTACCTTCACG ATCCTGCTGGGGGAGCTGGCCCGTGCCTTCTTTCCTGCTCCACCCTCCGCCAGGCCTGTCAGTGGGGAGAGCACCATTGTGTCTGGGGCCTGCTGCCGCTTCAGCCCCCCACTCCGGAGGCTGGTCCGTTTCCTGG GGGTGTACTCTTTCGGCCTCTTCACCACGACCATCTTCGCGAATGCGGGACAGGTGGTGACCGGTAACCCCAcgcctcacttcctgtctgtgtgtcGCCCCAACTACACGGCCCTGGGCTGCCCACCGCCGTCTCCTGACCGGCCAGGGCCTGACCGCTTCGTCACGGACCAGAGCGCCTGTGCAGGCAGCCCCAGCCTGGTGGCCGCCGCTCGCCGCGCCTTCCCCTGCAAGGACGCGGCCCTGTGCGCCTACGCGGTCACCTACACTGCG ATGTACGTGACCCTAGTGTTCCGCgtgaagggctcccgcctggtgAAACCTTCCCTCTGCCTGGCCCTGCTGTGCCCCGCCTTCCTGGTGGGCGTGGTCCGCGTGGCAGAGTATCGCAACCACTGGTCGGACGTGCTGGCTGGCTTTCTGACGGGGGCGGCCATCGCCACGTTTCTG GTCACCTGTGTTGTGCACAATTTCCAGAGCCGACCCCCCTCTGGTCGAAGGCTCTCCCCCTGGGAGGACCTGAGCCAGGCCCCCACTATGGACAGCCCCCTCGAAAA GAACCCGAGACCTGCAGGCCGCATTCGACACCGGCACGGCTCACCCCATCCA AGCCGCAGAACTGTGCCCGCCGTGGCCACCTGA
- the Ccdc159 gene encoding coiled-coil domain-containing protein 159 isoform X1, translating to MNRCDPLLAGLPRDPDYCVSHLRSPPSLSTTSWPANQKRGSSSDRALDCMTRWSRTLEPEIVNAASEQTPRIVDWEPEWDSAPQPREATSYSNLDLHKEHCHDQELVKRNHSPTKKSPEPGSSKIKVKNAMLIPDAQKLLRCELESLRTQLQAQTKAFEFLNHSVTMLEKESCLQQIKIQQLEEVLSPTSRQGEKEGHKWGTEQSRQELYGALAQGLQGLQKTLRDGEEMQRSRTTRCLQLLAQEIRDSKKFLWEELELVREEVTFIYQKLQAQEDEISENLLNIQKMQKTQMKCRKVLTKMKQQAYEPSSWPEAEEGPVESSGCWKDDLQKELSDIWSAVHSLQSSIDCLALSVGTKPRASSLRGSKEHRCLSSQYPSWDSDSDWERPFSKSGSYPPA from the exons ATGAACAGGTG CGACCCTCTTTTGGCTGGCCTGCCCCGGGACCCTGACTACTGTGTGTCTCATCTCCGCTCACCTCCTTCACTCTCCACCACATCTTGGCCTGCCAACCAGAAGAGGG GGTCCTCCTCAGACAGGGCTTTGGACTGTATGACTCGCTGGTCCAGGACCTTGGAGCCTGAGATCGTCAACGCTGCTTCAGAACAAACACCGAGGATTGTGGATTGGGAGCCGGAGTGGGACTCAGCACCTCAGCCTCGTGAGGCTACTTCCTATTCCAACTTAGACCTGCACAAGGAACATTGTCATGACCAGGAGCTCGTGAAGAGGAACCACAGCCCAACCAAG aaGTCCCCGGAGCCTGGTTCTTCTAAAATAAAAG TTAAAAACGCCATGCTAATCCCTGATGCTCAGAAGCTCTTACGATGTGAACTAGAGTCTCTCAGGACCCAGTTGCAGGCTCAGACCAAG GCTTTTGAGTTCCTGAACCACTCTGTGaccatgctggagaaggagagctGCCTACAACAGATCAAAATCCAGCAGCTTGAAG AAGTGTTGAGCCCCACAAGCCgccaaggagagaaggaaggccaTAAGTGGGGCACGGAACAGAGTCGGCAGGAGCTGTATGGGGCCCTGGCCCAAGGTCTTCAGGGCTTGCAGAAGACTCTGAGGGACGGTGAAGAGATGCAACGGTCCCGTACCACTCGCTGCCTGCAGCTGTTGGCCCAGGAGATCCGGGACAG CAAGAAGTTCTTGTGGGAGGAACTGGAGCTGGTGCGGGAAGAAGTGACTTTCATCTATCAGAAGCTCC AGGCCCAGGAGGATGAGATCTCAGAGAACCTCTTGAATATCCAGAAGATgcagaaaacacagatgaagTGCCGGAAG GTTCTGACCAAGATGAAGCAGCAGGCATATGAACCATCTTCATGGCCAGAGGCTGAGGAGGGGCCTGTGGAAAGCAGTGGCTGCTGGAAGGATGATTTACAGAAGGAGCTGAGTGACATATG GTCTGCTGTCCACAGTCTGCAGAGCTCCATCGATTGTCTTGCCTTGTCCGTGGGCACCAAGCCCAGAGCCTCCAGTCTCAGGG GCTCCAAGGAACACCGGTGCCTGAGTTCTCAGTACCCCTCCTGggactccgattctgactgggaaagaccTTTCAGCAAGAGTGGATCTTATCCTCCTG CTTGA
- the Ccdc159 gene encoding coiled-coil domain-containing protein 159 isoform X2, translating to MCDPLLAGLPRDPDYCVSHLRSPPSLSTTSWPANQKRGSSSDRALDCMTRWSRTLEPEIVNAASEQTPRIVDWEPEWDSAPQPREATSYSNLDLHKEHCHDQELVKRNHSPTKKSPEPGSSKIKVKNAMLIPDAQKLLRCELESLRTQLQAQTKAFEFLNHSVTMLEKESCLQQIKIQQLEEVLSPTSRQGEKEGHKWGTEQSRQELYGALAQGLQGLQKTLRDGEEMQRSRTTRCLQLLAQEIRDSKKFLWEELELVREEVTFIYQKLQAQEDEISENLLNIQKMQKTQMKCRKVLTKMKQQAYEPSSWPEAEEGPVESSGCWKDDLQKELSDIWSAVHSLQSSIDCLALSVGTKPRASSLRGSKEHRCLSSQYPSWDSDSDWERPFSKSGSYPPA from the exons ATGTG CGACCCTCTTTTGGCTGGCCTGCCCCGGGACCCTGACTACTGTGTGTCTCATCTCCGCTCACCTCCTTCACTCTCCACCACATCTTGGCCTGCCAACCAGAAGAGGG GGTCCTCCTCAGACAGGGCTTTGGACTGTATGACTCGCTGGTCCAGGACCTTGGAGCCTGAGATCGTCAACGCTGCTTCAGAACAAACACCGAGGATTGTGGATTGGGAGCCGGAGTGGGACTCAGCACCTCAGCCTCGTGAGGCTACTTCCTATTCCAACTTAGACCTGCACAAGGAACATTGTCATGACCAGGAGCTCGTGAAGAGGAACCACAGCCCAACCAAG aaGTCCCCGGAGCCTGGTTCTTCTAAAATAAAAG TTAAAAACGCCATGCTAATCCCTGATGCTCAGAAGCTCTTACGATGTGAACTAGAGTCTCTCAGGACCCAGTTGCAGGCTCAGACCAAG GCTTTTGAGTTCCTGAACCACTCTGTGaccatgctggagaaggagagctGCCTACAACAGATCAAAATCCAGCAGCTTGAAG AAGTGTTGAGCCCCACAAGCCgccaaggagagaaggaaggccaTAAGTGGGGCACGGAACAGAGTCGGCAGGAGCTGTATGGGGCCCTGGCCCAAGGTCTTCAGGGCTTGCAGAAGACTCTGAGGGACGGTGAAGAGATGCAACGGTCCCGTACCACTCGCTGCCTGCAGCTGTTGGCCCAGGAGATCCGGGACAG CAAGAAGTTCTTGTGGGAGGAACTGGAGCTGGTGCGGGAAGAAGTGACTTTCATCTATCAGAAGCTCC AGGCCCAGGAGGATGAGATCTCAGAGAACCTCTTGAATATCCAGAAGATgcagaaaacacagatgaagTGCCGGAAG GTTCTGACCAAGATGAAGCAGCAGGCATATGAACCATCTTCATGGCCAGAGGCTGAGGAGGGGCCTGTGGAAAGCAGTGGCTGCTGGAAGGATGATTTACAGAAGGAGCTGAGTGACATATG GTCTGCTGTCCACAGTCTGCAGAGCTCCATCGATTGTCTTGCCTTGTCCGTGGGCACCAAGCCCAGAGCCTCCAGTCTCAGGG GCTCCAAGGAACACCGGTGCCTGAGTTCTCAGTACCCCTCCTGggactccgattctgactgggaaagaccTTTCAGCAAGAGTGGATCTTATCCTCCTG CTTGA
- the Tmem205 gene encoding LOW QUALITY PROTEIN: transmembrane protein 205 (The sequence of the model RefSeq protein was modified relative to this genomic sequence to represent the inferred CDS: deleted 2 bases in 1 codon), with the protein MKFGEAGRQDDSRELIGQSLSGRAQSCQICDLIGFAGWEVGRGLRCGRKPGRSQGHRMGEGEDPGSLIKVVHLLVLSGAWGMQMWVTFASGFLLFRSLPRHTFGLVQSKLFPVYFHISLGCALINLCILAPQRAWIHLSLWEASQLALLLLSLTLATINARWLEARTTAAMWALQTVEKDRGLGAEVPGSHQGPDPYRQLREKDPKYNALRRKFFHYHGLSSLCNLGCLLSNGLCLAGLALGLQSL; encoded by the exons ATGAAGTTCGGAGAGGCGGGACGGCAGGATGATTCCCGCGAGCTGATTGGGCAATCGCTAAGTGGGCGGGCCCAGAGTTGTCAGATATGTGATCTTATTGGCTTC GCTGGCTGGGAGGTGGGGCGAGGCCTGCGGTGCGGAAGAAAACCCGGGAGGTCTCAG GGCCACAggatgggggaaggtgaggatCCAGGAAGCCTGATTAAGGTGGTCCACTTGCTGGTCTTGTCTGGTGCCTGGGGCATGCAGATGTGGGTGACCTTTGCCTCAG gctTCCTGCTTTTCCGGAGTCTTCCTCGGCATACCTTCGGGCTAGTGCAGAGCAAGCTCTTCCCCGTCTACTTTCACATCTCCTTGGGCTGTGCCCTCATCAACCTCTGCATCTTGGCTCCGCAGCGAGCCTGGATCCACCTCTCACTCTGGGAGGCCAGTCAG CTCGCTCTACTGCTCCTGAGCCTCACACTGGCCACCATCAACGCACGCTGGCTGGAGGCCCGCACCACGGCCGCCATGTGGGCCCTGCAGACTGTGGAGAAAGATCGAGGCCTGGGGGCAGAGGTGCCAGGCAGCCACCAGGGCCCCGACCCCTACCGCCAGCTGCGGGAGAAGGACCCCAAGTACAACGCTCTTCGCCGGAAGTTCTTCCACTACCATGGCTTGTCTTCCCTCTGCAACCTGGGCTGCCTGCTGAGCAACGGGCTCTGCCTTGCTGGCCTTGCTCTGGGGCTCCAGAGCCTCTAG
- the Plppr2 gene encoding phospholipid phosphatase-related protein type 2 isoform X1, with protein sequence MAGGRPHLKRSFSIIPCFVFVESVLLGIVVLLAYRLEFTDTFPVHTQGFFCYDSAYAKPYPGPEAASRAPPALIYALVTAGPTFTILLGELARAFFPAPPSARPVSGESTIVSGACCRFSPPLRRLVRFLGVYSFGLFTTTIFANAGQVVTGNPTPHFLSVCRPNYTALGCPPPSPDRPGPDRFVTDQSACAGSPSLVAAARRAFPCKDAALCAYAVTYTAMYVTLVFRVKGSRLVKPSLCLALLCPAFLVGVVRVAEYRNHWSDVLAGFLTGAAIATFLVTCVVHNFQSRPPSGRRLSPWEDLSQAPTMDSPLEKLSVAQEPETCRPHSTPARLTPSKPQNCARRGHLIPSCVSSRAPAMCSSPRVPRPRLRSEPTPLPLPLPLPAPTPSQGPSPSSPGPGGPGGGGGRGRKLLLPTPLLRDLYTLSGLHPSPFHRDNFSPYLFASRDHLL encoded by the exons ATGGCTGGAGGGAGACCTCACCTGAAGCGAAGTTTCTCCATCATCCCCTGCTTCGTCTTCGTGGAG TCTGTGTTGCTGGGCATTGTGGTCCTGCTGGCATACCGCCTGGAGTTCACGGACACCTTCCCTGTGCACACCCAGGGCTTCTTCTGCTATGACAGCGCTTATGCCAAGCCGTACCCCGGGCCTGAGGCTGCCAGCCGGGCACCTCCCGCCCTCATCTATGCTCTGGTCACTGCTGGGCCTACCTTCACG ATCCTGCTGGGGGAGCTGGCCCGTGCCTTCTTTCCTGCTCCACCCTCCGCCAGGCCTGTCAGTGGGGAGAGCACCATTGTGTCTGGGGCCTGCTGCCGCTTCAGCCCCCCACTCCGGAGGCTGGTCCGTTTCCTGG GGGTGTACTCTTTCGGCCTCTTCACCACGACCATCTTCGCGAATGCGGGACAGGTGGTGACCGGTAACCCCAcgcctcacttcctgtctgtgtgtcGCCCCAACTACACGGCCCTGGGCTGCCCACCGCCGTCTCCTGACCGGCCAGGGCCTGACCGCTTCGTCACGGACCAGAGCGCCTGTGCAGGCAGCCCCAGCCTGGTGGCCGCCGCTCGCCGCGCCTTCCCCTGCAAGGACGCGGCCCTGTGCGCCTACGCGGTCACCTACACTGCG ATGTACGTGACCCTAGTGTTCCGCgtgaagggctcccgcctggtgAAACCTTCCCTCTGCCTGGCCCTGCTGTGCCCCGCCTTCCTGGTGGGCGTGGTCCGCGTGGCAGAGTATCGCAACCACTGGTCGGACGTGCTGGCTGGCTTTCTGACGGGGGCGGCCATCGCCACGTTTCTG GTCACCTGTGTTGTGCACAATTTCCAGAGCCGACCCCCCTCTGGTCGAAGGCTCTCCCCCTGGGAGGACCTGAGCCAGGCCCCCACTATGGACAGCCCCCTCGAAAAGTTAAGTGTGGCCCAG GAACCCGAGACCTGCAGGCCGCATTCGACACCGGCACGGCTCACCCCATCCA AGCCGCAGAACTGTGCCCGCCGTGGCCACCTGATTCCCAGCTGTGTGTCCTCCAGGGCCCCAGCCATGTGCTCCTCGCCCCGTGTGCCCCGCCCTCGACTGAGGTCTGAGCCAACACccctgccgctgccgctgccccTACCCGCACCGACTCCCAGCCAGGGTCCCTCGCCTTCCTCCCCTGGACCCGGGGGCCCAGGCGGGGGAGGCGGACGCGGCCGGAAGCTGCTGCTGCCCACACCCCTGCTACGGGACCTGTACACCCTCAGTggactccatccctcccccttcCACCGCGACAACTTCAGCCCTTATCTGTTTGCCAGCCGCGACCACCTGCTGTGA
- the Ccdc159 gene encoding coiled-coil domain-containing protein 159 isoform X4, translated as MTRWSRTLEPEIVNAASEQTPRIVDWEPEWDSAPQPREATSYSNLDLHKEHCHDQELVKRNHSPTKKSPEPGSSKIKVKNAMLIPDAQKLLRCELESLRTQLQAQTKAFEFLNHSVTMLEKESCLQQIKIQQLEEVLSPTSRQGEKEGHKWGTEQSRQELYGALAQGLQGLQKTLRDGEEMQRSRTTRCLQLLAQEIRDSKKFLWEELELVREEVTFIYQKLQAQEDEISENLLNIQKMQKTQMKCRKVLTKMKQQAYEPSSWPEAEEGPVESSGCWKDDLQKELSDIWSAVHSLQSSIDCLALSVGTKPRASSLRGSKEHRCLSSQYPSWDSDSDWERPFSKSGSYPPA; from the exons ATGACTCGCTGGTCCAGGACCTTGGAGCCTGAGATCGTCAACGCTGCTTCAGAACAAACACCGAGGATTGTGGATTGGGAGCCGGAGTGGGACTCAGCACCTCAGCCTCGTGAGGCTACTTCCTATTCCAACTTAGACCTGCACAAGGAACATTGTCATGACCAGGAGCTCGTGAAGAGGAACCACAGCCCAACCAAG aaGTCCCCGGAGCCTGGTTCTTCTAAAATAAAAG TTAAAAACGCCATGCTAATCCCTGATGCTCAGAAGCTCTTACGATGTGAACTAGAGTCTCTCAGGACCCAGTTGCAGGCTCAGACCAAG GCTTTTGAGTTCCTGAACCACTCTGTGaccatgctggagaaggagagctGCCTACAACAGATCAAAATCCAGCAGCTTGAAG AAGTGTTGAGCCCCACAAGCCgccaaggagagaaggaaggccaTAAGTGGGGCACGGAACAGAGTCGGCAGGAGCTGTATGGGGCCCTGGCCCAAGGTCTTCAGGGCTTGCAGAAGACTCTGAGGGACGGTGAAGAGATGCAACGGTCCCGTACCACTCGCTGCCTGCAGCTGTTGGCCCAGGAGATCCGGGACAG CAAGAAGTTCTTGTGGGAGGAACTGGAGCTGGTGCGGGAAGAAGTGACTTTCATCTATCAGAAGCTCC AGGCCCAGGAGGATGAGATCTCAGAGAACCTCTTGAATATCCAGAAGATgcagaaaacacagatgaagTGCCGGAAG GTTCTGACCAAGATGAAGCAGCAGGCATATGAACCATCTTCATGGCCAGAGGCTGAGGAGGGGCCTGTGGAAAGCAGTGGCTGCTGGAAGGATGATTTACAGAAGGAGCTGAGTGACATATG GTCTGCTGTCCACAGTCTGCAGAGCTCCATCGATTGTCTTGCCTTGTCCGTGGGCACCAAGCCCAGAGCCTCCAGTCTCAGGG GCTCCAAGGAACACCGGTGCCTGAGTTCTCAGTACCCCTCCTGggactccgattctgactgggaaagaccTTTCAGCAAGAGTGGATCTTATCCTCCTG CTTGA
- the Ccdc159 gene encoding coiled-coil domain-containing protein 159 isoform X3, protein MNRCDPLLAGLPRDPDYCVSHLRSPPSLSTTSWPANQKRGSSSDRALDCMTRWSRTLEPEIVNAASEQTPRIVDWEPEWDSAPQPREATSYSNLDLHKEHCHDQELVKRNHSPTKKSPEPGSSKIKVKNAMLIPDAQKLLRCELESLRTQLQAQTKAFEFLNHSVTMLEKESCLQQIKIQQLEEVLSPTSRQGEKEGHKWGTEQSRQELYGALAQGLQGLQKTLRDGEEMQRSRTTRCLQLLAQEIRDSKKFLWEELELVREEVTFIYQKLQAQEDEISENLLNIQKMQKTQMKCRKVLTKMKQQAYEPSSWPEAEEGPVESSGCWKDDLQKELSDIWSAVHSLQSSIDCLALSVGTKPRASSLRA, encoded by the exons ATGAACAGGTG CGACCCTCTTTTGGCTGGCCTGCCCCGGGACCCTGACTACTGTGTGTCTCATCTCCGCTCACCTCCTTCACTCTCCACCACATCTTGGCCTGCCAACCAGAAGAGGG GGTCCTCCTCAGACAGGGCTTTGGACTGTATGACTCGCTGGTCCAGGACCTTGGAGCCTGAGATCGTCAACGCTGCTTCAGAACAAACACCGAGGATTGTGGATTGGGAGCCGGAGTGGGACTCAGCACCTCAGCCTCGTGAGGCTACTTCCTATTCCAACTTAGACCTGCACAAGGAACATTGTCATGACCAGGAGCTCGTGAAGAGGAACCACAGCCCAACCAAG aaGTCCCCGGAGCCTGGTTCTTCTAAAATAAAAG TTAAAAACGCCATGCTAATCCCTGATGCTCAGAAGCTCTTACGATGTGAACTAGAGTCTCTCAGGACCCAGTTGCAGGCTCAGACCAAG GCTTTTGAGTTCCTGAACCACTCTGTGaccatgctggagaaggagagctGCCTACAACAGATCAAAATCCAGCAGCTTGAAG AAGTGTTGAGCCCCACAAGCCgccaaggagagaaggaaggccaTAAGTGGGGCACGGAACAGAGTCGGCAGGAGCTGTATGGGGCCCTGGCCCAAGGTCTTCAGGGCTTGCAGAAGACTCTGAGGGACGGTGAAGAGATGCAACGGTCCCGTACCACTCGCTGCCTGCAGCTGTTGGCCCAGGAGATCCGGGACAG CAAGAAGTTCTTGTGGGAGGAACTGGAGCTGGTGCGGGAAGAAGTGACTTTCATCTATCAGAAGCTCC AGGCCCAGGAGGATGAGATCTCAGAGAACCTCTTGAATATCCAGAAGATgcagaaaacacagatgaagTGCCGGAAG GTTCTGACCAAGATGAAGCAGCAGGCATATGAACCATCTTCATGGCCAGAGGCTGAGGAGGGGCCTGTGGAAAGCAGTGGCTGCTGGAAGGATGATTTACAGAAGGAGCTGAGTGACATATG GTCTGCTGTCCACAGTCTGCAGAGCTCCATCGATTGTCTTGCCTTGTCCGTGGGCACCAAGCCCAGAGCCTCCAGTCTCAGGG CTTGA